In a genomic window of Perognathus longimembris pacificus isolate PPM17 chromosome 21, ASM2315922v1, whole genome shotgun sequence:
- the LOC125339567 gene encoding eukaryotic translation initiation factor 4E type 2-like, with the protein MSLKDDDSGDHDQNEENSTQKDGEKEKMERDKSQSSSKRKAVVPGPAEHPLQYNYIFWYSRRTPGRPTSSQSYEQNIKQIGTFASVEQFWRFYSHMVRPGDLTGHSDFHLFKEGIKPMWEDDANENGGKWIIRLRKGLASRCWENLILAMLGEQFMVGEEICGAVVSVRFQEDIISIWNKTASDQATTARIRDTLRRVLNLPPNTIWNTKLTPTASKCQAGWAPKGSFFKTSGSRD; encoded by the coding sequence ATGAGCTTGAAAGATGATGACAGTGGGGACCACGATCAGAATGAAGAAAACAGCACACAGAAAGATGGTGAGAAGGAAAAAATGGAACGAGACAAGAGCCAGAGCAGCAGTAAGAGGAAGGCTGTTGTCCCTGGACCGGCAGAGCATCCCCTACAGTACAACTATATTTTCTGGTACTCCAGGAGGACTCCAGGCCGTCCCACCAGCTCCCAGAGTTATGAGCAGAATATCAAGCAGATCGGCACCTTTGCCTCTGTGGAGCAGTTCTGGAGGTTTTATAGCCACATGGTGCGGCCTGGGGACCTGACAGGCCACAGTGACTTCCATCTCTTCAAGGAAGGAATTAAGCCCATGTGGGAGGATGATGCAAATGAAAATGGCGGCAAGTGGATCATTCGGCTGCGGAAGGGCTTGGCCTCCCGTTGCTGGGAGAACCTCATCCTGGCCATGCTAGGAGAACAGTTCATGGTTGGGGAGGAGATCTgtggggctgtggtctctgtccGCTTTCAGGAGGACATTATTTCCATATGGAATAAGACTGCCAGCGACCAAGCCACCACAGCCCGAATTCGGGATACACTTCGGCGTGTGCTTAACCTACCTCCCAACACCATATGGAATACAAAACTCACACCGACAGCATCAAAATGCCAGGCAGGCTGGGCCCCCAAAGGCTCCTTTTTCAAAACCTCTGGAAGCCGCGATTGA